Proteins co-encoded in one Crateriforma spongiae genomic window:
- a CDS encoding STAS domain-containing protein — MSLSEYFEFSLPVDGRQTVVVRRRLDPTDPVGLADDLIFKLDQGRGADDAVAGSPEVVLDLHRCDSVSTRGIGMLFHLHQVLVTGGRRFRIVDAPSPLMRMIRLLNLQDVFDVQQHHGTTSQWVDMQDLDSLGTTPSAQNANSHSVNDSTVESTSRGPAISKVPADAPVQGDPNAAPPAADPDSHQRQSVESEPRFQETK; from the coding sequence ATGAGCCTCAGTGAGTATTTTGAATTTTCGCTGCCGGTCGATGGACGGCAGACCGTCGTGGTACGCCGGCGATTGGATCCGACCGATCCGGTGGGGCTTGCCGATGACTTGATTTTCAAGCTGGATCAAGGACGCGGGGCTGACGACGCCGTCGCCGGATCGCCTGAAGTCGTTTTGGATCTGCATCGCTGCGATTCGGTTTCAACTCGCGGTATCGGCATGCTGTTCCACTTGCACCAAGTGCTTGTCACCGGCGGCAGACGCTTTCGTATCGTCGACGCACCATCGCCGCTGATGCGAATGATCAGGTTGTTGAATTTACAGGATGTTTTCGACGTTCAGCAGCATCACGGCACAACGTCCCAGTGGGTTGATATGCAGGATCTGGACAGTCTCGGCACCACGCCGTCGGCTCAGAACGCGAACTCGCATTCAGTCAACGACTCCACTGTCGAATCGACGTCTCGTGGACCTGCGATCTCCAAGGTTCCAGCAGATGCCCCGGTTCAGGGCGATCCAAACGCCGCGCCGCCGGCCGCCGACCCGGATTCGCATCAGCGACAATCCGTTGAATCGGAGCCCAGGTTTCAGGAAACCAAATGA